Part of the Bacillota bacterium genome, AACAGAAGGTAATTGAAAAAGGAGACAACCTAAGTATTTCTATTGCTGCTGCCTCTATATTGGCAAAAGTAACCAGAGATAAAATTATTGAAGAAATGGATCTAATATATCCTCTGTATGGTTTTGCCAAAAATAAGGGTTATGGTACAAAAGAACATATTGATGCTATAAAGAAATATGGAATTTGTCCGATACATAGAATAAGCTTTGTTGAGAAGTTTATTAAAGGATAAAAATTGATGATCAATTGAGGTATAGAATAAATAATAGACCAGGGTCGGTGATATGAGAATAGATGTTTCAATTCCTGGACAGCTTGCATCAGAAAGCATTTTAAAAACTAATATTTTAAAGTTAAGTACCGGCAGTATAGTAAAAGCACAGGTCGTTGAAATATATCCGACAAAAGCACTGCTGAAATTTTTCAGCGGTGAAATAGTAACAGCATCCGTAAGCCCCGATGTAAACATAGAGAAGGGAGAGATTTTGGAACTTAAAGTTACCAAGAGTGATTCAGCACAAATTGTCCTGGAGAAGGTTGGCGATTATTCCAATAACAATGATACAATTGTTGATAATGATGGTATTTATGTTGATGCTATTTCAGATAATGCGGCTTATGCTGATAATGTTGCTATTGTTGATGCTGTGAATATTGAAAATAAAATTAAAGGTTTAATAAGCACTTTAATTAAAGTCATTGATCCAAAGTCGAGTAATGCTGAGTTCAGTGATATACAGTTAAATAATATTGGGCTTGATAATACAAAAATTAATGATACCGGTAACAATATCTTTGATAAATATAAGCAAAACAGGTTGGAGAAGGTCAAATATGCTTTAATTAAACTTATAGATATTTTAGATAGTCAAAAAAATTCCGAAATTGTGCCGAAATTGCCAGCAAGTTTAATGAATTCACTGAGGCAGGACTTAGAGCATATTACTAATATGAGTAATAATCATATATATATTCAAATTCCAATAAAACTTTCCGATAATACTGCATCAGGGGATTTATATATTATGAAAAGAAAAAGGAAGGGACAAAGAAATGCACTTGATGGTGATGATGTGAGTGCTTATTTATTACTTCAACTTGAAAATATGGGATATTTTAAATCGCTGATCGCTTTAAAACAAAAAACGACAGTATATATTGACATAGAAGTGGAGAATAAAGATGTTCAGGCTTTTCTTAAAGAGAATTATAAATATATATACGCTAATCTACTGGAAAAAGGTTACCGCCTGGCAAATATAAAATCAAATATCAGGGAATCTAATAAAATTAGGATTAAAGACGGTATTAATGGAGAGATAGAAAATAAAGAAAATTTGAATATCGACATTAAAATATGAAATAGATTAAAGTATAAAATAGGTTGGGAGTTGTATTGTTTTAGCTATGAAAAGAAGATATAAAAGATATAAAGGGGAAATAGAAATACCCGAAAAAATTAAACAGAATAGACATAAACATATGAAAATTAAGCAAGCTGCTGCTTTAAGGTATAACCCTGATAATAACCTTGCGCCTGAAATAGTTGCCAAAGGGAAGGGCTTAATTGCAGAAAAAATAGTTGAGAAAGCAAAAGAAAGTAATGTACCTATATATTATGATGAAAAGCTTGCAGAAACTCTAAACGCAATGAATCTGGGCGAGGAAATACCACCCCAGCTGTATAGGGTAGTAGCCGAAATACTGGTATTTGTGAGTGATTTGGACAAGAAATATGGCGAAAGATATGGGATTTATAGAAAAGATGAATAAAAAGAATTTAGGACTTTTAGGAGAAAATTTTGCTGTACATTATTTGAAAAGCAACAATTATGTTATATTAGAAAGGAATTTTAGATTTTCAAGATTTGGTGAAATTGACATCATTGCAAAGGACAACGAATATATTTGTTTTATAGAAGTGAAAACACGGACCGGAAGTGTTTTCGGTACGCCCTCTGAAGCAGTGAATAAAAGTAAACAAATTAAAATTAAAATGCTGGCACAGATTTATATTAAAGGAAAAGGGTTGTTTAATAAAAATATAAGGTTCGACGTTATAGAAGTATTTG contains:
- a CDS encoding YraN family protein, encoding MNKKNLGLLGENFAVHYLKSNNYVILERNFRFSRFGEIDIIAKDNEYICFIEVKTRTGSVFGTPSEAVNKSKQIKIKMLAQIYIKGKGLFNKNIRFDVIEVFVDNTNEKQEFKVRDINLIKNAFY
- a CDS encoding EscU/YscU/HrcU family type III secretion system export apparatus switch protein; its protein translation is MKIKQAAALRYNPDNNLAPEIVAKGKGLIAEKIVEKAKESNVPIYYDEKLAETLNAMNLGEEIPPQLYRVVAEILVFVSDLDKKYGERYGIYRKDE